From a single Ignavibacteria bacterium genomic region:
- a CDS encoding glycosyltransferase family 9 protein, producing the protein MKTNSLTSLKDNNRFFETLRSRLGYLIASRTFLKKSDAKESYAPQSFSGFVADAESFLIVMPESSEDFSNALEFAGLIMKKGKKVSLFVKEDKIANLWHNSYYNYIQVKPEDMTRLELPKRRFAHMLRQEKFDVVVDLNIPENIYCSVAANLVDSKYRIGFRKRNSDKFYNLQIINNEINSAFSYRNLLNSLQMF; encoded by the coding sequence ATGAAGACGAATTCCTTGACCTCCTTAAAGGATAATAACCGCTTCTTCGAGACACTCAGAAGCCGTTTGGGTTATCTGATTGCCTCGAGGACATTCTTAAAGAAAAGTGACGCTAAGGAGTCTTATGCGCCGCAGTCTTTCTCGGGCTTTGTTGCCGATGCTGAAAGCTTCCTGATTGTAATGCCCGAGAGCAGTGAGGACTTCAGCAATGCGCTTGAGTTTGCCGGTTTAATTATGAAGAAGGGAAAGAAAGTCAGTCTGTTTGTGAAAGAGGATAAGATAGCAAACCTCTGGCACAACAGCTATTATAATTATATTCAGGTCAAGCCTGAGGACATGACGCGCCTGGAGCTGCCGAAAAGAAGGTTTGCTCACATGCTCAGGCAGGAAAAGTTTGACGTTGTTGTGGATTTGAATATCCCTGAGAATATTTATTGCAGCGTTGCGGCGAATTTGGTGGATTCGAAATACAGAATCGGTTTCCGGAAGAGAAATTCGGATAAATTTTATAATCTGCAGATTATAAATAATGAAATTAACTCTGCATTTTCATATAGAAATTTATTAAATTCGCTACAAATGTTTTAA
- a CDS encoding STAS domain-containing protein: protein MDFEVKRVGDISIFKLNEKRLNSSLAGMVKGEFTIMLHAEEISKLIVDLSEVETCDSSGLSALLLAYRILSGNQGHIRLASPSKNVMTLIRISQLDRVLPVCNTVNEAISELEKI from the coding sequence ATGGACTTTGAAGTAAAAAGAGTTGGGGATATTTCAATCTTCAAATTAAACGAAAAACGTCTTAATTCTTCTCTTGCCGGAATGGTTAAGGGAGAATTTACGATTATGCTTCATGCAGAAGAGATAAGTAAGCTTATTGTCGATCTGTCTGAAGTAGAAACGTGCGACAGTTCTGGTTTAAGCGCCCTGCTTCTTGCCTACCGTATATTAAGCGGAAATCAGGGGCACATCAGGCTTGCCTCCCCTTCAAAAAATGTCATGACATTAATTCGTATTTCACAGCTCGACAGGGTTCTGCCGGTCTGCAATACGGTTAATGAAGCTATTTCTGAACTCGAAAAAATATAG
- a CDS encoding sodium/solute symporter (Members of the Solute:Sodium Symporter (SSS), TC 2.A.21 as described in tcdb.org, catalyze solute:Na+ symport. Known solutes for members of the family include sugars, amino acids, nucleosides, inositols, vitamins, urea or anions, depending on the system.): MGIILDRTIDYVIIVAYLIGIAIFGVVSGGKQKSAKDYFLGAKAVPWWAVCFSIVASETSTLTFISIPGVAYLTNLNFLQLTLGYLIGRVVIAYFFLPQYYKGELSTAYAFLENRFGVKTRSFASVVFLLTRTLADGVRLFAAAIPLKLMLNINYPVAIAIIACVTLIYTYTGGVKGVIWVEVIQMFIYLGGAAIAGIFLLQLLPEGWTSVVNAAAPNNKLNVINWGFENGISGFFSTPYTFIGGILGGTFLSMASHGTDQIIVQRLLTAKNLSGGRKAIIGSGIIVIVQFALFLCVGLALYAYYGPMNVKSDEIFPKFILDVLPVGISGIIIAGLFSAAMSTLAGSMSALSSSTMLDLFKNYFKKHNVDDKKELRISRIVTIVWAGILVLSAIFFMNSSRAVVELALSIASFTYGGLLGTFLLGLFVKKATQEDALAGFTSGIFVMITVISLKLVAWTWYTIIGVATTMFIGWFLSKLSVRKDEIPDKSNGTAIAREKLAPAVNENKNS; the protein is encoded by the coding sequence ATAGGTATAATTTTGGACCGTACAATTGATTATGTTATTATTGTGGCCTATCTGATAGGCATTGCAATTTTCGGTGTTGTCTCGGGCGGAAAACAAAAGTCTGCCAAGGATTATTTCTTAGGTGCCAAGGCTGTTCCATGGTGGGCAGTCTGTTTTTCAATTGTTGCCTCGGAAACAAGCACACTTACTTTTATTTCAATTCCGGGCGTTGCGTATCTGACAAATCTCAATTTCCTGCAGCTTACCTTAGGATATCTGATTGGAAGAGTTGTCATAGCATATTTCTTTTTACCACAGTATTACAAAGGTGAACTCTCTACGGCTTATGCCTTCCTGGAAAACAGGTTCGGCGTTAAGACGAGGTCTTTTGCGTCTGTTGTATTTTTGCTTACCAGGACACTTGCCGACGGCGTAAGGCTCTTTGCAGCAGCAATTCCCTTGAAGCTGATGCTGAACATCAACTATCCGGTGGCCATTGCTATTATCGCCTGTGTTACTTTAATCTATACATATACCGGCGGCGTTAAAGGGGTTATATGGGTTGAGGTAATTCAGATGTTTATCTATCTTGGCGGCGCTGCTATTGCAGGAATATTTCTTCTGCAACTGCTGCCTGAAGGCTGGACATCAGTTGTCAATGCCGCAGCTCCGAACAATAAATTAAATGTTATCAACTGGGGTTTTGAAAACGGCATATCGGGATTTTTCTCGACGCCTTATACTTTTATAGGCGGCATACTGGGAGGTACTTTCCTTTCAATGGCTTCGCACGGAACAGACCAGATCATTGTTCAGAGACTTCTTACGGCAAAGAATCTTTCAGGCGGAAGAAAGGCTATCATTGGTAGCGGTATAATAGTAATCGTACAGTTCGCACTGTTCCTCTGTGTCGGCCTTGCGCTTTATGCATACTATGGACCGATGAATGTAAAGTCGGATGAGATATTCCCGAAATTCATTCTGGACGTTCTTCCCGTTGGAATCTCAGGCATCATCATTGCGGGTCTTTTTTCTGCTGCAATGTCGACTCTTGCAGGCTCGATGAGTGCGCTTTCATCTTCGACTATGCTGGACCTGTTTAAGAACTACTTCAAAAAACACAACGTCGATGATAAAAAAGAGCTCAGAATATCCAGGATAGTTACAATAGTATGGGCTGGAATTCTGGTTCTGTCCGCAATATTCTTTATGAATTCATCGCGTGCAGTAGTTGAGCTTGCCTTAAGCATTGCATCATTTACTTATGGAGGGCTTCTGGGCACGTTCCTTTTAGGCCTCTTTGTTAAAAAAGCCACGCAGGAAGATGCTCTTGCAGGCTTTACCTCGGGTATATTTGTAATGATTACGGTCATTTCACTTAAACTCGTTGCCTGGACCTGGTACACCATTATTGGTGTGGCTACAACGATGTTTATCGGCTGGTTTTTGAGCAAGCTTTCTGTCAGGAAAGATGAAATTCCTGATAAATCGAACGGTACTGCAATAGCGAGAGAAAAACTGGCTCCTGCGGTAAATGAAAATAAAAATTCTTAA
- a CDS encoding Cof-type HAD-IIB family hydrolase, producing MINKDNLSELKLIVFDLDGTLLNDKGMIGEETQKLVKELKNYDMRFTMASGRLQCAITEYASLLELKTPLISLDGALIKSNYDAETVFNSYVPERYVKKAIKLADKLFLKIALCHDEAIFFTEYNSSIPNILDKFGAEFREVESYDGLSKKVLEVVVAGDQNDAVKFLKNKMSFPYSFGINASYFKSHYHDGIYYSEIRKSGVSKGSGLERLLKHLKIKITEAAVLGDWYNDRSLFETGALKIAMANAVPEIKRMAQYVTKRTNNEDGVAEFLEMVLRAKKEKNGIRR from the coding sequence ATGATAAATAAAGATAATCTAAGTGAGCTTAAACTTATAGTATTTGATCTCGATGGTACACTGCTAAATGACAAGGGAATGATTGGTGAGGAAACACAGAAGCTGGTTAAAGAGCTTAAGAACTATGACATGCGTTTTACGATGGCCTCAGGAAGGCTTCAGTGTGCAATAACAGAATATGCGTCTTTGTTGGAACTTAAGACCCCGCTCATATCTCTGGACGGGGCCCTGATTAAAAGTAATTACGATGCTGAAACGGTATTTAATTCGTATGTGCCTGAACGCTACGTCAAAAAGGCTATAAAGCTGGCAGATAAGCTTTTCCTTAAAATTGCGCTCTGCCATGACGAGGCGATTTTCTTTACGGAATATAATTCCTCCATACCCAATATACTGGACAAGTTCGGGGCGGAATTCAGGGAAGTGGAAAGCTACGACGGGCTTTCAAAAAAAGTTCTTGAGGTGGTTGTTGCAGGCGATCAGAACGATGCGGTCAAATTCCTCAAAAACAAAATGAGCTTCCCGTACAGTTTCGGTATCAATGCTTCTTACTTCAAGTCGCATTATCACGACGGAATTTACTATTCAGAAATAAGAAAGTCCGGGGTTTCAAAGGGTTCCGGCCTTGAAAGGCTTCTTAAGCACCTGAAAATAAAAATTACAGAGGCAGCTGTCCTTGGCGACTGGTACAACGACAGGAGCCTTTTTGAAACAGGAGCACTGAAGATTGCTATGGCGAACGCCGTCCCGGAAATTAAAAGAATGGCTCAGTATGTCACCAAAAGAACAAACAATGAAGATGGTGTGGCTGAGTTTTTGGAGATGGTATTAAGAGCAAAAAAGGAAAAGAATGGGATTCGCAGATAA
- a CDS encoding HDIG domain-containing protein encodes MGFADKSVLRKSLRIKLLILFVTVVLIVMMFPGGESIESEVTVGSIWLHDDLIANNSFPIYKSPEAYKQEKRRAAESVLPIFQKRENVIGQVLDSLSKYNEYLISVIDRDLAASQPEEDQIFLSPSSYKSFRNLRQSESTFSAPNNQNLRYILTLAENIVKDVYKSDILNLLYNEIKKDSIAVRAGKFDQIEPKTKFQDITRVREAVAERAAKISGDAQLNNAVAEYIAHFIKPNLIYREDLTEQEVKVAENKVSPNIGIVNENERIIAKHDRISEETKLKIDSYRRAKAEKLGFINSYTQLLGKFLHVLLILALFVIYLFLFRKKVYGDNVKILLISIIVLFISFVAFLVHQINVDSPVYLLIIIPAASMLLTIIFDSRVGFYGTVVISLIAGGLRGNDYSFVAMNIFAGALASYTVRDIKNRTQVFRSFVYILLGYAVSIFAFGLERFDTINNIVLELVFAASNALISPVFTFGMIIFFERLFKITTDLTLLELTDFNRPLLKELARKAPGTFTHAMTVGSLVEGAAEQIHANPLLARVGAYYHDIGKTKDPANFVENQLNDENRHEHLDPRESASLIIDHVKQGIELASENNIPQEIIDFIPMHHGTLVVSFFYEKAKALYGEDNVDINNFRYKGPKPNSKETALVMLADACESTVRSIQNPDPVKVENVINSLIKNRIDDGQLDDSPITLSDIKKIKESFLSILLGQHHKRIRYPKQDEMENLKGI; translated from the coding sequence ATGGGATTCGCAGATAAGTCCGTTCTGAGAAAAAGTCTGAGAATAAAACTGCTTATTTTATTCGTTACAGTTGTTCTGATAGTAATGATGTTCCCCGGAGGAGAGTCAATCGAATCCGAGGTCACCGTGGGGTCAATCTGGCTGCACGACGATTTAATCGCAAACAACAGCTTCCCGATTTATAAAAGTCCTGAAGCATATAAGCAGGAAAAAAGGCGGGCTGCCGAGAGCGTTTTACCTATATTTCAGAAAAGGGAAAACGTAATCGGGCAGGTGCTGGATTCTCTTTCGAAATATAACGAGTACCTGATATCTGTAATTGACCGTGACCTGGCAGCCAGCCAGCCGGAAGAAGACCAGATATTCCTAAGCCCTTCTTCATATAAAAGCTTCAGAAACCTCAGGCAGTCGGAAAGCACCTTCTCAGCTCCCAACAATCAGAATCTCCGCTACATACTCACGCTTGCCGAAAATATTGTAAAAGACGTATATAAATCTGATATACTGAACCTGCTTTATAATGAAATTAAAAAAGACAGCATTGCCGTCAGGGCAGGTAAGTTTGACCAGATAGAACCCAAGACGAAGTTTCAGGATATTACGCGTGTGCGCGAGGCTGTTGCCGAAAGGGCCGCAAAGATAAGCGGAGATGCGCAGCTTAATAACGCGGTGGCAGAGTATATTGCTCATTTCATCAAACCGAATCTGATATACAGGGAAGACCTTACAGAGCAGGAAGTAAAGGTTGCAGAAAACAAGGTTTCTCCTAATATCGGCATTGTAAATGAGAATGAAAGAATAATAGCAAAGCACGACAGGATAAGCGAGGAGACAAAGCTCAAAATTGATTCTTACAGAAGAGCTAAGGCCGAAAAACTTGGCTTTATTAACAGCTATACGCAGCTTTTGGGAAAGTTTCTGCACGTACTTCTCATACTTGCTCTTTTTGTAATATACCTGTTCCTGTTCAGGAAAAAAGTTTACGGCGACAACGTTAAGATACTCCTTATTTCCATCATCGTCTTGTTCATAAGCTTTGTTGCATTCCTGGTGCATCAGATAAATGTCGACTCGCCGGTTTACCTGCTAATAATTATTCCGGCAGCTTCAATGCTGCTTACAATAATATTTGATTCCAGGGTAGGTTTCTACGGTACGGTTGTTATTTCTCTTATTGCCGGGGGTTTAAGGGGTAATGATTATTCTTTTGTTGCAATGAATATCTTTGCCGGTGCACTGGCTTCCTACACGGTGCGCGATATCAAAAACCGCACACAGGTCTTCCGCTCTTTTGTTTATATACTGCTCGGCTATGCCGTCAGCATTTTTGCCTTCGGCCTGGAAAGGTTTGATACAATTAATAACATTGTGCTCGAACTGGTCTTTGCCGCTTCCAATGCACTTATCAGTCCGGTATTTACGTTCGGAATGATAATTTTCTTCGAGCGTTTATTTAAGATTACAACAGACCTTACGCTTCTGGAGCTTACGGATTTCAACAGGCCGCTTCTAAAAGAGCTGGCGCGCAAGGCTCCAGGCACTTTTACGCACGCAATGACGGTAGGTTCACTGGTTGAAGGCGCTGCCGAACAGATCCACGCTAACCCCCTTCTGGCAAGAGTCGGTGCTTATTATCACGATATAGGCAAGACAAAGGATCCGGCGAACTTTGTTGAAAACCAGCTGAATGATGAAAACCGCCACGAGCACCTGGACCCGAGGGAAAGTGCAAGCCTGATTATTGATCACGTTAAGCAGGGTATTGAACTTGCCAGTGAGAATAATATTCCGCAGGAAATTATAGACTTTATTCCAATGCACCACGGAACGCTCGTTGTAAGCTTCTTTTATGAGAAGGCAAAGGCGTTATACGGCGAGGATAACGTTGATATAAACAACTTCCGCTACAAGGGTCCGAAACCCAATTCAAAGGAAACTGCGCTTGTAATGCTTGCCGATGCCTGTGAATCCACGGTAAGATCGATACAGAATCCTGATCCCGTTAAGGTTGAAAATGTAATCAACAGCCTCATTAAAAACAGAATTGATGACGGCCAGCTCGATGACTCCCCGATTACATTGTCGGATATTAAAAAGATTAAAGAATCTTTCCTGAGTATATTACTCGGACAGCATCATAAGAGGATACGCTACCCGAAGCAGGATGAAATGGAAAACCTCAAGGGAATCTGA
- the xerD gene encoding site-specific tyrosine recombinase XerD — MKNLIDEYLTVLELEKNLSENTITSYRNDLMNLVNFAADRGVLDESDIDYGLLSDFYKMLSDLGVAGTTSARYLSSHKGYFEYLLASDYIKSNPAEKIMPPKLSRKLPEVLTFNEVEKILSRPDTDSKLGLRDRALLEVLYASGLRVSEAIGLHLQDLFLSEEVIRVFGKGSKERLVPIGSSAIEWINIYLKHSRPLLENKMKSQNVLFLNNRGSRLSRMGLWKIVDRYTREAGIMKPVHPHTFRHSFATHLLEGGADLRAVQEMLGHADISTTQIYTHIDREYIKQVHRDCHPRGK; from the coding sequence ATGAAAAATTTAATAGACGAATATCTAACTGTCTTAGAGCTCGAGAAAAATCTTTCTGAAAATACCATTACGAGCTACAGGAACGACCTCATGAACCTGGTAAATTTTGCCGCCGACAGGGGTGTCCTGGACGAAAGTGATATTGACTACGGACTTCTTTCCGACTTTTACAAAATGCTGAGCGACCTGGGTGTTGCAGGAACAACTTCTGCAAGGTATCTTTCCTCGCATAAGGGTTATTTTGAATATCTTCTTGCGAGCGATTATATAAAAAGTAATCCTGCAGAGAAGATCATGCCGCCAAAACTCTCAAGAAAGCTTCCCGAGGTGCTTACCTTTAACGAGGTTGAGAAGATATTATCGCGTCCTGACACTGATTCAAAGCTGGGGCTGCGCGACAGGGCGCTTCTTGAAGTGCTATACGCTTCAGGCCTGAGGGTTTCCGAGGCAATAGGGCTTCACCTGCAGGACCTTTTCTTAAGTGAAGAGGTTATACGTGTCTTCGGCAAAGGCTCGAAGGAAAGGCTCGTCCCGATCGGTTCAAGCGCAATAGAATGGATAAACATTTATCTGAAGCACAGCCGTCCCCTGCTGGAGAACAAAATGAAAAGCCAGAACGTGCTTTTCCTTAATAACCGGGGAAGCAGGCTCTCGAGAATGGGATTGTGGAAAATTGTTGACCGGTATACACGCGAAGCGGGCATTATGAAGCCGGTACATCCGCATACATTCAGGCACTCATTTGCCACTCATCTGCTTGAAGGAGGAGCTGATTTGCGTGCAGTGCAGGAGATGCTGGGGCATGCAGACATCTCAACCACACAGATCTATACCCATATAGACAGGGAGTACATTAAACAGGTCCACAGGGACTGCCATCCGAGAGGAAAATAA
- a CDS encoding site-2 protease family protein: protein MPEIQVNDKLINFILFLPVFFISLAFHEFSHAFFASKFGDDTAKNQGRLSMNPIKHIDMIGSVLMPLISFASSSFLIGWAKPVPVNRRNFKNMLRDDAVVSFAGPFANFFLAVVLFLLYALLDSPSTAQTSMLQRLSGILWMGSYFNVFLFCFNLLPIPPMDGSHILFDLFPNEVTSKIAGSGLYGFFILMIFMFSPLWGYFIRIVNFIFKMFIFAFGKL from the coding sequence TTGCCTGAGATACAAGTTAACGATAAACTGATAAATTTTATCCTGTTTTTGCCGGTGTTTTTTATTTCACTGGCTTTTCATGAATTTTCGCACGCTTTCTTTGCCTCGAAGTTTGGCGACGATACGGCAAAGAACCAGGGGCGCCTGAGCATGAATCCTATAAAGCACATAGACATGATCGGGAGCGTTCTGATGCCACTTATTTCTTTTGCTTCATCGTCATTTCTTATAGGATGGGCCAAACCGGTTCCTGTTAACAGAAGAAATTTTAAGAATATGTTAAGAGATGATGCTGTTGTGTCCTTTGCCGGTCCCTTTGCAAACTTTTTTCTTGCTGTTGTGCTGTTTCTGCTTTATGCTCTTCTGGATTCCCCTTCTACGGCACAGACCTCCATGCTTCAGAGGCTTAGCGGCATTCTCTGGATGGGAAGCTACTTTAACGTATTTCTTTTCTGTTTTAACCTGCTGCCCATTCCACCGATGGACGGCTCACATATACTGTTTGACCTGTTTCCGAATGAGGTTACATCAAAAATTGCGGGCTCGGGCCTATACGGCTTCTTTATACTTATGATATTTATGTTCAGCCCGCTCTGGGGTTATTTTATAAGAATTGTCAATTTTATCTTTAAAATGTTTATCTTTGCCTTTGGAAAACTTTAA
- a CDS encoding SPOR domain-containing protein, producing MKWSLYLLSFSVFIISCGKKDKPEDTNKGIYYVQVRTFGTKDSAEDYIRKLETKTNQPLAVKEIPQQNGKQPYIVRLGNFSSSYEAGLAAYKLLNAKAIDNYLITRDLAAIPDEFSRVVVVGNFKGATALYEYDLRTGRKKKLWGHPGEMITDCSYSSDMSGALFTTVGSFGRKSIFPYVDNVKVYRIDLSSMKIEKLQNLGSGIQIYTNNDLGKAYRIIMNVFDKAKNTFVVQNTYTYDFNGRLVSNEKKSFDLAKENYPAPPELIFDNRSPDNKNQLEVSFNAGSYTFSVTRVAISSKRNILTTRQRLNEAAWSKDGRYLVFSTVDLSPRNRSLYGRRPETSNLYLFSANEGKLLKQWAGAGYKNFLLRGDLIFFDDGFNEKSQIIVYDYRNNRIIDTVAIAGGCGIRNIPYIPDFGIE from the coding sequence ATGAAATGGTCGCTTTATCTGCTGTCTTTTTCTGTTTTCATTATATCGTGTGGTAAAAAAGACAAACCGGAAGATACGAATAAGGGAATTTACTATGTTCAGGTGAGGACGTTTGGAACTAAGGATAGCGCTGAAGATTATATAAGAAAACTGGAAACAAAGACAAACCAGCCCCTTGCGGTAAAAGAGATTCCCCAACAGAATGGGAAACAGCCGTATATTGTTAGACTCGGAAATTTCTCCTCATCCTATGAGGCCGGGCTGGCTGCCTACAAACTCCTGAACGCTAAAGCTATTGATAACTACCTTATTACGCGCGACCTGGCCGCTATTCCGGATGAATTCTCAAGAGTTGTTGTTGTAGGAAATTTCAAAGGTGCGACAGCACTCTATGAATATGACCTGAGGACGGGCAGGAAAAAGAAGCTGTGGGGCCATCCGGGAGAAATGATAACCGACTGCAGCTACTCTTCCGATATGTCGGGCGCTCTTTTTACTACGGTCGGCTCTTTCGGAAGGAAAAGCATTTTCCCGTATGTCGATAATGTTAAGGTTTACAGGATTGACCTTTCTTCCATGAAGATAGAAAAGCTTCAAAATCTTGGAAGCGGTATTCAGATTTATACAAATAACGATCTTGGCAAAGCTTACAGAATTATAATGAACGTATTTGACAAGGCAAAAAATACGTTTGTTGTGCAGAATACTTATACTTACGACTTTAATGGCAGGCTTGTAAGCAATGAGAAGAAGAGTTTTGACCTGGCAAAAGAAAATTACCCTGCTCCGCCGGAGCTGATTTTCGACAACCGTTCACCTGACAACAAAAATCAGCTTGAGGTCTCCTTTAATGCGGGTTCATATACATTTTCAGTTACCAGAGTTGCAATATCTTCTAAAAGGAACATACTTACTACCAGGCAAAGGCTTAATGAGGCGGCCTGGTCGAAAGACGGAAGATATCTCGTATTTTCAACCGTGGATCTTTCGCCGCGTAACAGGAGCCTTTACGGCAGGAGGCCCGAGACATCAAACCTTTACCTTTTTTCGGCAAACGAAGGTAAGCTTTTGAAACAGTGGGCAGGCGCAGGCTATAAAAATTTTCTCTTAAGGGGCGACCTGATTTTCTTCGACGACGGATTCAACGAAAAGTCACAAATAATAGTTTACGATTACAGAAACAACAGGATAATTGATACAGTTGCCATTGCCGGCGGCTGTGGAATAAGAAATATCCCATATATACCCGATTTTGGAATAGAGTGA
- a CDS encoding ABC transporter ATP-binding protein, translating into MKTYYRILDFIKPYWKHLSASIFCTIFFALLNGASIYLMIPLLDTLFQEPGKVKAPDQTQMIDKANGLLPHWITDFKESISHAFNSYIFSGSKTDSLVKICILILASFLAKNIFGYMQAYYLATVEQGLIKDMRNSAYKHLHKLPMSYFKNEKTGNLISRITNDVNAVQASVSAVFLNLIREPLTILVFLGIAVSISWKLMLFSILILPVSLFIISWIGLILRRHSILLQEKMSDITTVLHETISGVKIVKAFGMEEYENKKFTKETKSYFNLFLKIVRIRNASSPITEFLSVVVGVFIVYYGGRLVLVDGTLKASEFLGFLFAIFQLMPPIKELSGVNNRIQESSAAADRVFEILDTKPGIENAADAAEVTTLQDKITFKNLSFHYEDSDQLVLNDLCFDINKGEIVALVGSSGSGKTTLVDLLPRFYDPTSGKILIDGLDIKDIKIENLRSLMGIVTQETVLFNDTIKNNIAYGLDNYPMEKIIEAARAANAHDFIMQMPHGYDTVVGERGAKISGGQRQRISIARALLVNPPIMIFDEATSALDNESEVLVQEAIERLMRDRTTVVIAHRLSTIRNADKILVLEKGRIIQQGKHEELMENSKSVYRKLYELQFRD; encoded by the coding sequence GTGAAAACATACTATAGAATATTAGATTTTATAAAACCTTACTGGAAGCATCTTTCAGCTTCCATATTCTGCACAATCTTTTTTGCACTGCTTAATGGCGCATCCATATACCTGATGATACCTCTGCTCGATACACTTTTCCAGGAGCCTGGAAAAGTCAAGGCTCCGGATCAGACCCAAATGATTGACAAGGCCAACGGTCTTCTGCCCCACTGGATTACTGACTTTAAGGAGTCAATATCGCATGCCTTCAACAGTTATATTTTCTCGGGCAGCAAAACAGATTCTCTTGTAAAGATATGCATACTAATACTTGCTTCATTCCTTGCAAAGAATATCTTCGGATACATGCAGGCATATTATCTGGCAACGGTTGAGCAGGGGCTCATAAAAGATATGCGTAACAGCGCATACAAGCACCTGCATAAACTTCCAATGAGCTATTTTAAGAATGAAAAGACGGGCAATCTAATCTCGCGCATTACAAACGACGTAAATGCCGTTCAGGCAAGCGTCTCTGCCGTGTTTCTGAACCTTATACGCGAGCCCCTTACGATCCTTGTATTCCTGGGAATTGCGGTTTCCATCAGCTGGAAGCTGATGCTTTTTTCCATACTGATCCTCCCTGTTTCTCTTTTTATTATCAGCTGGATCGGCCTTATACTGCGCCGGCACAGCATACTGCTGCAGGAAAAAATGTCCGACATCACGACAGTGCTCCACGAGACGATCTCAGGTGTCAAGATAGTTAAAGCTTTCGGCATGGAGGAATATGAAAATAAAAAGTTTACAAAAGAGACCAAAAGCTATTTTAACCTGTTCCTTAAAATTGTAAGGATCAGAAATGCCTCAAGCCCGATAACGGAATTCTTAAGCGTTGTAGTTGGAGTCTTTATAGTTTACTATGGCGGCAGGCTTGTCCTTGTGGACGGAACGCTAAAGGCAAGTGAATTCCTGGGGTTCCTTTTTGCGATATTCCAGCTCATGCCTCCGATTAAGGAGTTAAGCGGCGTAAATAACCGTATACAGGAGTCGAGTGCCGCGGCAGACAGGGTTTTTGAAATACTTGATACAAAGCCCGGAATTGAAAACGCGGCTGATGCTGCGGAGGTAACTACACTTCAGGATAAAATTACTTTTAAGAACCTCTCATTCCACTATGAGGATTCAGATCAGCTGGTTCTTAATGACCTCTGTTTTGACATTAACAAAGGCGAGATCGTGGCCCTTGTGGGCAGCAGCGGCTCAGGCAAGACCACACTCGTGGACCTGCTTCCGAGGTTTTATGATCCCACTTCAGGAAAAATTCTTATTGACGGCCTTGATATTAAAGATATAAAGATTGAAAACCTCAGAAGCCTTATGGGAATTGTAACTCAGGAAACCGTGCTCTTTAACGACACGATAAAAAATAACATAGCCTATGGGCTTGATAACTATCCCATGGAAAAGATCATTGAGGCTGCCAGGGCCGCAAACGCCCATGATTTTATTATGCAGATGCCTCACGGATACGATACGGTTGTAGGCGAAAGAGGAGCCAAGATTTCAGGAGGCCAGCGCCAGAGGATTTCAATAGCCAGGGCGCTTCTGGTTAATCCTCCAATTATGATTTTTGATGAGGCCACTTCGGCCCTTGACAATGAAAGTGAGGTCTTGGTGCAGGAGGCCATTGAAAGGCTCATGAGGGACAGGACCACGGTTGTAATTGCCCACAGGCTGAGTACAATAAGAAATGCGGACAAAATTCTGGTGCTTGAAAAAGGACGCATTATTCAGCAGGGAAAACATGAAGAGCTCATGGAAAACAGCAAAAGCGTATACAGAAAACTTTATGAACTTCAATTCAGGGATTAG